In the Mauremys mutica isolate MM-2020 ecotype Southern chromosome 13, ASM2049712v1, whole genome shotgun sequence genome, one interval contains:
- the LOC123348361 gene encoding ribonuclease-like encodes MALKGALPALLLPLVLLVTGLALARGESRYEKFLRQHVDASDPSPPDTRRYCNLLMRRRDLATAHKCKHLNTFIHSSADQIEPVCGDGGEPAGGDLRLSEGPFPLTVCELQGGSDPPNCDYSGSSSTSRIVIACVDGEPVHFETQVESQAGEGDEL; translated from the coding sequence ATGGCCCTGAAGGGAGCCCTCCCTGCACTCCTGCTGCCCCTCGTCCTGCTGGTCACTGGTCTGGCCCTGGCCCGAGGGGAGTCGCGCTATGAGAAGTTCCTGAGGCAGCATGTGGACGCCTCTGACCCCAGCCCTCCAGACACCCGGCGCTACTGCAACCTCCTGATGCGGCGCCGGGACCTGGCCACTGCCCACAAGTGCAAACACCTCAACACCTTCATCCACAGCAGTGCCGACCAGATCGAGCCCGTCTGTGGGGACGGCGGGGAGCCGGCTGGAGGAGACCTGCGCCTCAGCGAAGGCCCCTTCCCCCTCACTGTCTGTGAGCTCCAAGGAGGGTCTGATCCCCCCAACTGTGACTACAGCGGGTCCAGTAGCACCAGCAGAATCGTCATCGCCTGCGTCGATGGGGAACCAGTCCACTTTGAGACACAGGTTGAgagccaggcaggggagggggatgagcTATGA